TGTAAATGAAGGCAGTTTGAGTCCTTCCTTCCTGATCAGTATAACTTTAATACAACTTTCTCTTCTCATTGCATTAGTTATGACTTATAGTGTGAAGTCGAAAGTGAGTTGTAAGAGGGAACATCCTTGCTTTCTTCATCTTACTGGGAATGTTTCTAGTTTTTCTCTAGTAAATATGATGATAGCTATAGAGTTTTATTTAGATTATCAAGTtgaagtttttttctatttttagattacTAGGAAATGGAGATTTtgatcatgaatgggtgttggattttctCAGATGCCCCCGACCCCACATCTGTTGATGAGATCAtgattggtggatttttttttttttttttggctgcaccacagcTTGCAGtgtcctagttccctgaccagggattgaacccaggctaaagcagtgaaagtgctgagtcctcaccactggactgccagggaattcctgcaggtttgtatttaaagtgggtttctgaaaaaaataataataaaaaaaaataaagtgggtttCTGGACTTCGTTGGAGTGCataggggttaagaatccacctgccaatgcaggggatacaggtttgaaccctggtccgggaagatcccacatgctgtggagcaattaagcccatgccccacaactactgaagctggcatGCATAGAGGCCATGCtaaaccacaagagaagccaccacaatgagaagcccatgtaccacaacaatagagtagcccccgctcgccataactagagaaagcccacatgcagcaacaaagacccaatgcagccaaaaataaattaaaaattagggcttccctggtgggttagtggttaagaatccacgtgccaatgcaggggacatggattcgagacctgttccaggaagatcccacatgctgtggagcaactaagcccgtgcaccacaactgctgagcctgcactctagagcccgagaaccacaactcctgagcctgtgtgctacaactactgaagcccgtgcacctagagcctgagctctgcaacaagagaagtcactgcaatgagaagcccgcgcaccactacgaagattagcccctgctcgccgcaactagagaaagctgcacacagcaacaaagacccaatgcagccaaaaataaataataagtaaattaaaatttttttcttaaattaaaaaaaaaaaccacaatgagataccacctgaCACATGTTACAATGTCTGTTatgagaaagacaagaaataagtgcTGGTgaagttgtggagaaaagggaccccttgtgcactgttggtgggaatgtacattgttgcaactactatggaaaacagtatggagaatcATTACAAAGTTAAAAAGTGAACTTCCGTATGGTTCGGCAATTCCACCTCTGTGTAGTTATCCACAGGGAGTGAAATTATCATgtcaaaaagatatctgtacctcacgtttattgcagcattatttaccatattcaagagatggaaacaacctaagtgtccattgatggatgagtggatCTAACAAACACGTGGTATATATGGCATATTATTCAATATTATacaaccataaaaaaagatggaaaccttgccatttgccTCAACATGGAtaggaggacattatgctaagtgaaataagtcagagagagaaagacaaatccactTGTCCCACTGTTTCCAtggaggattggttccaggagcccctgcATATACTGAAATCTGTGGATGCTGAAGTCCCATAGTCAGCCCTCTGATTCTGAAGTTTTCCCATTTGTGGATTCATCCAACTACAGATCATGTGATCCTGtgtatatttgttgaaaaatatcCATGTACAAGTGGACCCAAGCAGTTCTAACCCATGTTGTTCCAGGTTTAACTGTACAACATGAGTATACTTACatgttgaatcttttttttttttttttaaataacggacctaattttttttttttttttaaactttgggtttatttattttatttatttatttatttatggctgtgttgggtcttcgtttctgtgtgagggctttctctagttgtggcaagtgggagccactcttcatcgcggtgcgcgggcctctcactatcacggcctctcttgttgcggagcacaggctccagacgcgcaggctcagtagttgtggtgcacgggcctagttgctccacagcatgtgggatcttcccagaccagggctcgaacccgtgtcccctgcattggcaggcagattctcaaccactgagccaccagggaagcccccacatgtTGAATCTTTAAAACAAGAACAACACCAAACTCAGATACAGACAAAggattagtgattgccagagtGGGGCAAGGTGGTTAGATGAAGTGAGTGAAGGGTGTCAGAAGTTAcagacttctagttataagatgagtaagtcctggggatgtagtgcacagcatagtgactttagttaataaaactgtattgtatatttagaAGTTTCCAGaagggtagatcttaaaagttctcatcacaagaaaaaaaaaaatgtacctatgtatgttaactaaacttattgtggtagtcAAAGCAGTGTATACATAAATCAAATCATGTGGTACAACTTTAAGGAATACAGTGTCTCATGTCAGTTTTATGTCAATGAAAGTTTTTATCTTCtctgatgctcttcctttctctATGAAACCCAAATTTTTTGATCTATATCATTTTTCCTCTCTGAAGAACTACTTCTAATATAGTCTCACAATTTTTCTGTGTCTAAGAACGTGTTTATTTCATCATCAGTGTTGAAGATTTATGTTGCTGGTTACCAAATTCTAGGTTGGTGatgtcccctcccctttcccactttaaatattttactccatTCAGTTCTTATTTCCCTGAGTTCTAAGGAGAATTCAAatgtaattgctttttttttttggcccctctTGGGAAAGGTGTTGATTCCTTTAGCCTCTtttaggttgttttctttttttctctgcatttgaATGTGGTAAGCCTAAAGATGTAGTGTTTTTGGCATTAAACCTGCCTCATGTTCCCTGAGCTTTCTGGATCTGTTGGTTGGTGTCTGACATCATTTTGTTAGAAATTCTCCATCATTATTGCCTCagttatttcttccatttctttttttcattctgtttgagATGTTTCCATACGTGTGTGTTAAATCTTCTGTAGCTCTCCCAAGCGTGTTGTATAttctggtattttttttattttattttttgtcatttttcagttcacttttcagttttggaagtttctccTAAGAGAACATGAAGCTTAAAGATTCTTTCCTTAGCTGTATGCAGGGTATGAATAAGCCCATCACGTCATTCTTAATTCCTGTTATAGTGTACTTgatctttagcatttctttttggtccATTGTTAGAATTTTCATGTCTCAGCTTACATTTCCCTTCTGGCGTTGTATGCTGTCTGCTTTATCCATTAGTAGACATTAATTAGCATATTtgtcataattattttatattcccagtGTAATCATTCACACATCCCTGTGATATCTGATTTTGATTCTGAAGCTTTGTCTTTTCAAACTGTTTTGTGGGACACTGCAGGTCTTCAGAAGACGCCATGGTTGCAAAGAGTTAGATCAATGAGATTCTGCCAGTACAATAGTTGTTTAGGTGGGGAGATACATTCCTAACATTTTGTACTCCATCCACTGTACATCCTTCCCTCTGGCTCCAccggatgttcttttttttttcggccacgcTGCGTGGCATGCCCGACCAAGAATTAAAGCTGTGCCTCCTGCATTAGAAACAAagagttttaaccactgtaccaccaggaaagtccttccACCAGACATTctttatgtaatatttaaatattgtgtATTGTGTACTGAGTTCCTCTGGGCCAGTGTTGGCTATTCAGCCATCCTGATTATGTTAGGACTTGTATCATTTGTGGCCCGTGTAGTTGGCCAGATCGCGATGGAGAGTCCTTGGGGCTTTACGGGATGGACATGACTCTGGTTTCAGCAAAAAGCCTCAGAGGTAGCCTGATTATGATGAATGGCAGCTGGGAGAGGCTATGATATCAGGGCTGTGTTCAAGTCATATCAGGAAGTATGAATTCCTTTTGAAGAGCGTTTTAGTGCCACTGTCGGTGGCTGCAAAGCACTTCTCTCGACTTTCTCCATTCGTGACATTCTGCCAACTTGTCATTTCTACTACTTCCCATTTTTAGTATGACTGTGGCCTCGGATTCATTCTCTAACACCTCTCTAAACCACTTATCTTATGTGGTCTTTACACCACTTTTCCCATAGTACCTACTGACACTGTTTGTGTCCTCAACATAATGAATCCTTCAATATTTCTTGAATGTCAGAGACTTGTTTGCAATCAGATTTTTGGAGGTCTGGACATACGCTTCTGTACACTATCACAGGTCACCAGGAGATGGGGTCCTGGTAAAACCCATTGACAGAGGAGTGAATTGTGGAAGATGCCTATCGCCTTGGGCCACATACAGTCCTTGTGTCCTGTACTTGGTGAGAGCAGCTGCTTCTCAATTTGGCCCCAAATTCATTTCGTGAATACTATCCTGTGGACTCGTTCTTTGACTTGTCAAATGTAGAAATGTGATGGCCTTACTCCCCCCAATAAAGTCAACATGAACTTCACCATCACTTCTttgttttcaggttcttttcctggAGTTGAGAATGAAGAGATGCCTTCTGAACAGAGCGTATCTGCAGAAGGAGTGTCACAGATGAGGACCCCCAGGGCAGGTTTGTCTCCTGAGAAGACCCAGCCCTGTAAGATGTACATTGCAGTCTTGAGAGACATTTTGCACTTGGCTGAAGAGCAAGGAACAAATAGGGAGCAGAAAGCATACACATGTGGGGCATGTGGGAAACAGTTCTATTTCACTGCAAACCTTCAAGAGCACCAGAAGCAGCACATTAGAGAGAATCCTGTATGATATGGTATGCGGAGACCCTCATTTTGGAAAAGCTACTCAATCCACACAATAGGGAATCTACCTACCTACATGGAGATTGGGTACAACTACGTGGCCAACATGGAACTGTTCTGGGCAGTGTGAGGGACACGGAAGGACTAAGAATGTCCAGTGTGACCCTACGTGGCCTGGTCTCCAAGCATCCTCTTCCTAAGCCCTTGATCCATTGCCTCACTGTTCCTTCCATCCCTCCAGAAAAATGTTAACTCACCAACATGATGATTTTTAATTAGCAAGAACTTGCCCTCCCCCCCTTGGGACCCACACTTGATCAACGTACCTTAAAAGCTAAGACTGAATGCAGGCTGACCCCTCCCATGAAGACTTAAAAACCTGtgtataaaacaattataattttaggggcttccctggtggtgcattggttaagaatccccctgccaatgcaggggacacgggttagagccctgggaTGGGAatttcccacatgccacggagcaactaagcccgcgtgctacaactactgaagcctgcgtgcctagaacccatgctccgcaacaaagagaagccactgcaatgagaatcccacgcactacaacgaagagtagcccccactcgccggaactagagaaagcccgtgcgcagtaacgaagacccaatgtagctataaacaaacaaacataaataaataaatgtattttttttagtcgtgattttaattgcatttatttcaggaattttttttttttttttgaccctaTCACACAACATGCATGATCTTAGTTCTGACCAGGAATCTAACGCATGCACCCTGCTGTGGAAGCCtggagtcctcaccactggactgccagggaattccctttcttAGGATtgttgatgttgaattttgtttttcatgtgtctattttttACCTGTGTGTCCTGTCTGGTTAAATTTCTATTCCTATCTTTTGCCTACTTTTATTTTGTGAGATAtggctattttctctttttttgacaaAAGAGAGCACGTAAACAACAAAGACATCTGTTAGATTTCACACATTCACCAATAATGTGAGTGATTTCTTTTCTGAATGTAATTATAATTTGGAATAGTGAAAGAATATGTTCTCaactttttctcaattttatactaTGCATAATGTAATGGCCACATACATTATACAGGTTTAGGAATAATCTGCATTATTAACATATGCTACCTTAGTGTTAAGTCCAGACATTCAATTACACAATAAATTAATCTCTGGTTTGTAGTGTTTGCCAGTTTCCGTGCTGTAAATATTCCAACCATAGCCAAGGTCAAATTGCCAACATAATTTCACTGAACATTCATTTGGGAAGCATTGCCAGTAGGCTGCTATTGTATTCTTTTCCCACCATTACAGGTACAGTAGCCACAATTTTAAGAAGGTAGCTAATAAACCTTAGTAGAATGATTATAAAGTGACAGGTTTTGCATCGttgttttgaaaatcatttactgGATGAATAGTTGACTTAAATTTTgcctatttaaaatgtacattttggggtttccctggtggcgcagttgttaggaatctgcctgccaatgcaggggacacgggttcatgccccagtctggg
Above is a window of Balaenoptera ricei isolate mBalRic1 chromosome 19, mBalRic1.hap2, whole genome shotgun sequence DNA encoding:
- the LOC132354031 gene encoding zinc finger protein 211-like, whose amino-acid sequence is MAAPALTDPPQGSVTFEDVAVYFSWEEWCLPDEVQIHLYLDVMLENFAVVCILGSFPGVENEEMPSEQSVSAEGVSQMRTPRAGLSPEKTQPCKMYIAVLRDILHLAEEQGTNREQKAYTCGACGKQFYFTANLQEHQKQHIRENPV